The following coding sequences lie in one Lolium perenne isolate Kyuss_39 chromosome 2, Kyuss_2.0, whole genome shotgun sequence genomic window:
- the LOC127323340 gene encoding uncharacterized protein produces MESTAAAVQGNSPDKARRHYELLVEDVDGMNPARHRLQVEGDPEYPWQRLQVSARLIHSLGWPVLLLLYHMARWLYIASRWDMMLDGAVHSWSTRQVAMALEGRRYLARCLREDLGPCRLGKVLDLEVGSQVYRPDVSTDGCCVL; encoded by the exons ATGGAGAGCACAGCGGCTGCGGTTCAGGGGAACTCGCCCGACAAGGCCAGGCGGCACTACGAGCTGCTGGTGGAGGACGTGGACGGCATGAACCCAGCACGGCACAG GTTGCAAGTTGAAGGGGATCCTGAGTACCCGTGGCAGCGACTACAGGTCAGTGCTCGATTGATCCATTCGCTGGGATGGCCAGTGCTACTGCTGCTGTACCACATGGCCAGGTGGTTGTACATAGCCAGCCGCTGGGACATGATGCTAGATGGAGCGGTGCACTCCTGGAGCACTCGACAGGTTGCCATGGCGTTGGAGGGGAGAAG ATATCTAGCTCGTTGCCTACGAGAGGACCTGGGGCCCTGTAGGTTGGGAAAGGTCCTGGACCTTGAGGTTGGGAGCCAAGTCTACCGGCCAGACGTTTCGACTGATGGATGTTGTGTGCTGTAG